In a genomic window of Arachnia rubra:
- a CDS encoding SRPBCC family protein: MVANVMLIVEREFDYPQKRVFRAWTAPEEMMLWRGSPGWHVEQETVSSELRLGGKHHHVKIRDNDPSVRVTTDAVFTEYFDPDVFVAKQRITGDPGIDPDVPMELRVEFTKYGRDSGRTLVRIVQGPYEPSRAEYHATGWERELNRLEEFLATNPEGDAR; the protein is encoded by the coding sequence ATGGTCGCCAATGTCATGCTGATCGTCGAGCGAGAGTTCGACTATCCCCAGAAACGTGTCTTCAGGGCATGGACCGCCCCGGAGGAGATGATGCTCTGGCGAGGTAGTCCCGGCTGGCACGTCGAGCAGGAGACGGTCTCCTCGGAGTTGAGGCTCGGCGGCAAGCACCACCACGTCAAGATCCGCGACAATGACCCGAGCGTCAGGGTCACCACCGACGCCGTCTTCACCGAGTACTTCGACCCAGACGTCTTCGTCGCCAAACAGCGGATCACCGGCGATCCTGGCATCGACCCGGACGTCCCCATGGAACTTCGCGTCGAATTCACCAAATACGGTCGCGACAGCGGCAGGACCCTGGTGCGCATCGTGCAGGGACCCTACGAGCCCTCCCGCGCCGAATACCACGCCACCGGCTGGGAGCGGGAGTTGAACCGCCTTGAGGAATTCCTGGCCACCAACCCTGAGGGGGATGCTCGATGA